Proteins co-encoded in one Acidimicrobiia bacterium genomic window:
- a CDS encoding chorismate-binding protein, producing the protein MSGEAQILIAKSAREVAGVLDAAEQAVAGGRWVAGFVSYEAAPGLDPALRVEPSAGTAFDELPAAWFAVFPDRRPADDSNAESYSLGSWSAAVSESDHRSSVHRILEHIRQGDTYQVNLTFGLSTPFTGGARSFYLDLIAAQTCGYGSYIDTGRWQIASASPELFFEWSDERIVCRPMKGTVRRGLLTAEDEEQRLALLASEKDRAENVMIVDMVRNDLGRVAVVGSVDTPVLFSAEKYDTVWQLTSTVTARTTPGTSLRSVFEALFPSASITGAPKVATMEIISALEGHPRGVYCGTIGFGGPGPTGRPEWAFNVAIRTVVLDRRRGVAHYGTGGGVTIDSTAEGEYREALLKAEVLARRTADFRLLETMRWEPASGFWLLDRHLDRLVDSGWYFDIPLDREKVLTDLQRAVAGLDAPSVLRLVVDRTGSISIDVAALPAADTGVRLAVDDRPIDRRDPLLYHKTTGRRVYNEAAARHPGADDVVLWNESGQVTETTIGNLAVLVDGIWWTPPVSSGCLPGTYRAELLEEGKLRERVITTGELRSAGSIARLNSVRGWEMAALAG; encoded by the coding sequence ATGTCCGGCGAGGCGCAGATTCTCATAGCGAAGTCGGCACGCGAGGTAGCCGGTGTGCTCGATGCGGCCGAGCAGGCGGTGGCGGGCGGACGCTGGGTGGCCGGTTTCGTTTCCTATGAGGCGGCGCCCGGTCTCGATCCTGCACTCCGTGTTGAGCCCTCGGCGGGCACCGCCTTCGACGAGCTCCCGGCGGCGTGGTTTGCCGTGTTCCCCGACCGCCGACCGGCCGACGACTCGAATGCCGAGAGCTATTCCCTCGGCAGCTGGAGTGCCGCCGTCAGCGAATCCGACCACCGTTCGTCGGTCCATCGAATCCTGGAGCACATCCGGCAGGGCGATACATATCAGGTCAATCTGACCTTCGGCCTCTCGACCCCCTTCACCGGCGGCGCTCGATCGTTCTACCTCGACCTGATCGCCGCGCAAACGTGCGGATACGGGTCATATATCGACACCGGGCGATGGCAGATTGCGTCGGCCTCGCCCGAGTTGTTCTTCGAGTGGAGCGATGAGCGGATCGTCTGCCGCCCCATGAAGGGCACCGTGCGGCGCGGATTGCTCACTGCGGAGGACGAGGAGCAGCGCCTCGCATTGCTGGCGTCCGAGAAGGACCGGGCCGAGAACGTGATGATCGTCGACATGGTTCGCAACGACCTCGGCCGGGTGGCGGTAGTCGGCTCTGTCGACACTCCGGTCCTGTTCAGCGCCGAGAAGTACGACACGGTCTGGCAACTCACCTCCACCGTGACGGCGCGAACAACTCCGGGCACCTCGCTGCGGTCGGTCTTCGAAGCACTGTTCCCGAGCGCGTCGATAACCGGCGCACCAAAGGTCGCCACGATGGAGATCATCAGCGCACTCGAGGGACACCCGCGCGGGGTCTATTGCGGCACCATCGGATTCGGCGGTCCCGGGCCAACGGGCCGTCCTGAGTGGGCGTTCAACGTCGCAATCCGTACGGTCGTGCTGGATCGCCGGCGCGGGGTGGCGCATTACGGGACCGGGGGCGGCGTCACGATCGATTCAACCGCCGAGGGCGAGTATCGAGAGGCATTGCTCAAAGCAGAGGTTCTGGCACGACGCACTGCCGACTTCCGCCTTCTGGAGACGATGCGGTGGGAGCCGGCGTCCGGATTCTGGCTTCTCGACCGGCACCTGGATCGCCTGGTGGACTCGGGCTGGTACTTCGACATCCCCCTCGATCGAGAGAAGGTCTTGACGGACCTCCAGCGGGCGGTCGCCGGTTTGGACGCCCCTTCCGTCCTGCGCCTCGTAGTCGACCGTACGGGGTCGATCTCGATCGATGTTGCAGCCCTGCCGGCTGCGGATACCGGGGTCAGGCTGGCGGTGGACGACCGGCCGATCGACCGCCGGGACCCGCTCCTCTACCACAAGACAACCGGACGGCGCGTGTACAACGAGGCGGCGGCCCGGCATCCCGGAGCAGACGACGTCGTGTTGTGGAATGAGTCAGGACAGGTCACCGAAACGACGATCGGGAACCTGGCCGTGCTGGTGGACGGAATCTGGTGGACGCCGCCCGTGTCGAGCGGGTGCCTGCCGGGAACGTATCGGGCCGAACTACTCGAGGAGGGGAAGCTTCGCGAGCGGGTGATCACCACCGGTGAGCTTCGTTCTGCCGGCTCGATCGCGCGCCTCAACTCGGTGAGAGGCTGGGAAATGGCGGCTCTGGCCGGATAG
- the mce gene encoding methylmalonyl-CoA epimerase, producing the protein MKLINLDHVAIAVPDLDQAIAEYRRQYEVEPLFREVVEEQGVEEAMIPLGGSFVQLIRPLRADSPVGRFLARNGPGLHHVAYAVASIEDALDHLRSEGIRLVDESPRIGGRGAKIAFVHPKELAGTLIELVETDE; encoded by the coding sequence GTGAAGCTAATCAATCTCGATCATGTTGCAATTGCCGTGCCGGACCTCGACCAGGCGATCGCCGAGTACAGGCGTCAGTACGAGGTGGAGCCACTCTTCCGCGAGGTCGTCGAGGAACAAGGTGTCGAGGAAGCAATGATCCCGCTCGGCGGGTCGTTCGTGCAGCTCATTCGACCGCTCCGCGCGGACTCTCCGGTGGGGCGTTTTCTTGCCAGGAACGGGCCGGGTCTTCACCATGTCGCCTACGCGGTGGCCTCGATCGAGGACGCTCTCGACCATTTGAGGAGCGAAGGGATCCGTCTCGTGGACGAATCCCCCCGTATCGGTGGGAGGGGAGCCAAGATCGCCTTCGTCCATCCGAAGGAACTGGCCGGGACCCTCATCGAACTGGTCGAGACTGATGAATAG
- a CDS encoding PHP domain-containing protein, which translates to MSLLCPADMPVDLHTHSRFSDGSDSPTALIEKARSAGLSALALTDHDTQDGIEEARSAGARLGLDVVPGIEISCEWAPGTLHMVVLFLEPGEGPLQDRLARIRGARATRNDRIVEKLNGLGIDITNEEVAEEAGTGVTGRPHIAAVLIRKGVAEDMRAAFDDYLGNGRPAYVPRERLTPEDSIELALRSRALPILSHPYTMGLESEAQFREAFGYLAGLGLAGIDCYYPEYSPDEREALAAVTRSFGMIPSGGSDYHGTYKEGLQLGTGWGDLVVADEVLEELSAARAALPS; encoded by the coding sequence GTGTCGCTACTCTGCCCGGCGGATATGCCCGTCGACCTCCACACCCACAGCCGGTTTTCCGATGGGTCGGACTCGCCCACAGCGCTCATCGAGAAGGCCCGTTCCGCCGGGCTGTCCGCGCTGGCGCTGACCGATCACGACACCCAGGATGGCATAGAGGAGGCGCGCTCCGCAGGTGCCCGGCTCGGCCTCGACGTCGTCCCCGGCATCGAGATCTCGTGTGAGTGGGCACCGGGGACCTTGCACATGGTCGTGTTGTTCCTCGAACCGGGGGAAGGCCCGCTCCAGGACCGATTGGCCCGTATCCGGGGGGCCCGGGCGACCCGGAACGACCGCATCGTCGAGAAGCTCAACGGTCTCGGGATCGATATCACGAATGAAGAGGTGGCGGAGGAGGCGGGCACCGGCGTAACCGGCAGGCCGCACATCGCCGCCGTGCTGATCCGCAAGGGGGTGGCGGAGGACATGCGCGCCGCATTCGATGACTACCTGGGCAACGGGCGGCCGGCCTATGTGCCTCGCGAGCGCCTCACCCCTGAGGATTCCATCGAACTAGCCCTGCGGTCACGAGCGCTGCCGATTCTCTCCCATCCGTACACGATGGGCCTCGAGTCCGAAGCCCAGTTTCGTGAAGCGTTCGGCTACCTTGCCGGCCTGGGGCTGGCCGGCATCGACTGCTACTACCCCGAATACTCCCCCGACGAACGAGAGGCACTGGCCGCGGTGACGAGATCCTTCGGAATGATCCCTTCTGGGGGTTCCGACTACCACGGGACCTACAAAGAGGGCCTTCAGCTGGGCACCGGCTGGGGTGATCTTGTCGTCGCCGACGAAGTGCTCGAGGAACTGAGCGCGGCTCGGGCCGCGCTGCCGTCATGA
- the murJ gene encoding murein biosynthesis integral membrane protein MurJ, with amino-acid sequence MSRRTTIGKAALLVSGGIVLSRILGLLRDLLIANLLGATAAGDIYFAAFFIPDLLFYLMAGGYMTITFIPILSRYFVDDDEDGAWRSFAAVVRPVVVVMTALTVATIVFARPLVELLFVGLSDWLPVSDAAKRLSDVQLDEVAALTRVVAPAQLFFLVGSLLMAVQYARRRFLIPALAPLVYNLSIIAGGLISWAIGKPSPAGFVYGALAGAILGNFALQVVGAKRAGLRWMPGTRWRHPSLWEYAVLALPLMLGQSIAVLDEQFVRIFGQWAGEGSITQLGLARRLNMLPVGMIAQAAGVAAYPFLASLFAEGRHAELAATLRKALQYTVFVGAAATAAVLAASQPAVRLVFERGEFTNAATIGTAAALVPYAFSIPVWGAHQLYARGFYARREMWVPVITGTIGTAAGVWLYIWLFDVMGTPGMALASTLAMTLYTLMMASVWYRRTGGGELQPLLASIGRSAVAAGLAAAAGWWAVSSVTGDIALSGFWRSLAALAVGALVVGTVFLGSARAMRAPELEGLRRGRGASAPLD; translated from the coding sequence ATGAGCCGGCGAACGACCATCGGCAAGGCGGCGTTGCTCGTCTCCGGCGGGATCGTGCTCTCTCGCATCCTGGGCCTGCTGCGCGATCTCCTCATCGCCAACCTCCTCGGCGCAACGGCGGCCGGGGACATCTATTTCGCCGCCTTCTTCATTCCCGATCTGCTGTTCTATCTCATGGCAGGCGGGTACATGACGATCACTTTCATTCCGATCCTCTCCCGCTACTTCGTCGACGACGACGAGGACGGCGCCTGGCGATCGTTTGCTGCAGTGGTCCGTCCGGTTGTGGTGGTGATGACGGCACTCACCGTCGCCACGATCGTCTTCGCCCGACCGCTGGTTGAGTTGCTGTTCGTCGGACTCTCAGACTGGCTGCCCGTGTCCGATGCAGCCAAACGCCTATCCGACGTGCAGCTCGATGAGGTGGCCGCACTGACGAGGGTCGTTGCTCCGGCTCAGTTGTTCTTCCTCGTCGGCTCGCTGTTGATGGCCGTCCAGTACGCCCGCAGACGGTTCCTGATCCCCGCGCTGGCCCCACTCGTCTACAACCTGAGCATCATCGCCGGAGGTCTCATCAGTTGGGCCATCGGGAAACCTTCGCCGGCGGGGTTCGTCTACGGAGCCCTGGCCGGAGCCATCCTCGGTAACTTCGCCCTTCAGGTCGTCGGGGCGAAACGGGCCGGCCTGCGCTGGATGCCGGGCACGCGCTGGCGGCATCCGTCTCTCTGGGAGTACGCCGTGCTGGCGCTCCCCCTGATGCTCGGGCAGTCGATCGCCGTGCTCGACGAGCAGTTCGTGCGGATATTCGGCCAATGGGCCGGCGAAGGTTCGATCACCCAACTCGGTCTGGCTCGAAGGCTCAACATGTTGCCGGTCGGCATGATCGCCCAGGCGGCCGGCGTAGCAGCCTATCCGTTCCTGGCGAGCCTCTTCGCAGAGGGCCGTCATGCGGAGTTGGCGGCGACTCTGCGCAAGGCGCTCCAGTACACGGTCTTCGTGGGCGCTGCGGCGACCGCGGCTGTTCTCGCCGCTTCGCAACCTGCCGTCCGGCTGGTCTTCGAGCGCGGAGAGTTCACGAACGCGGCGACAATCGGAACTGCGGCGGCCCTCGTTCCCTACGCGTTCAGCATCCCGGTCTGGGGAGCCCACCAGCTGTACGCCCGCGGCTTCTACGCCCGCCGGGAGATGTGGGTGCCGGTGATCACCGGAACCATCGGCACGGCCGCCGGAGTATGGCTCTACATATGGCTTTTCGACGTGATGGGGACTCCCGGCATGGCATTGGCCAGCACTCTCGCCATGACGCTCTATACCCTGATGATGGCCTCGGTCTGGTACCGGAGAACGGGCGGCGGTGAGCTTCAACCTCTGCTCGCCTCAATAGGTCGCAGCGCGGTGGCGGCCGGTCTGGCGGCGGCCGCAGGCTGGTGGGCGGTATCGTCCGTCACCGGAGATATCGCCTTGTCAGGCTTCTGGCGGTCACTGGCCGCACTGGCGGTGGGCGCCCTCGTAGTCGGAACAGTGTTCCTGGGTTCCGCACGAGCGATGCGCGCGCCGGAACTGGAGGGTTTGCGGCGCGGCCGAGGAGCATCGGCGCCACTCGATTGA
- a CDS encoding acetyl-CoA C-acetyltransferase gives MGAVITGIARTAIGKFSGSLAALRAVDLGARAIEGALERSGLEANKVDEVIFGQVLQAGEGQITSRVAATRAGIPMTVPAITINKVCLSGLAAIGHADRSIRLGESSFVVAGGMESMTNAPHVLRELRAGSRLGDATLVDVMLHDGLFCAFDQCTMGESSDMKNRQLGISREEQDEWSAASHARTIAAAENGAFADEIVPISIRQRKGDPVVFDTDEGVRAGTTAESLGRLRPAFIEEGTITAGNASQISDGGAAVVAADRRAAEAAGLPILAEVIAYGQIGGRDATLHERPAEALQVALKKAGMEASDLDLVEINEAFAAVSLWSARMLDIPHEKVNVNGGAVAMGHPIGATGARLVVTLINALRRRGGGIGAATLCGGGGQGDALIVKVA, from the coding sequence ATGGGTGCAGTTATCACAGGGATCGCCCGAACGGCGATCGGCAAGTTCTCGGGGAGCCTCGCAGCACTGCGTGCCGTTGATCTCGGCGCGAGAGCCATTGAGGGTGCGCTGGAGCGCTCGGGCCTGGAAGCCAACAAGGTGGACGAGGTCATCTTCGGACAGGTCCTCCAGGCAGGAGAGGGTCAGATAACTTCGCGGGTCGCCGCCACCCGGGCGGGCATCCCGATGACCGTTCCGGCGATCACGATCAACAAGGTATGCCTTTCCGGACTCGCGGCCATCGGCCATGCCGATCGGTCGATCCGCCTCGGCGAGTCGTCGTTTGTCGTGGCGGGCGGCATGGAGTCGATGACGAACGCACCTCACGTGCTGCGCGAGCTACGCGCCGGCAGTCGCCTGGGCGATGCAACTCTCGTCGATGTGATGCTGCACGACGGTCTCTTCTGCGCTTTCGACCAGTGCACCATGGGCGAGAGTTCGGACATGAAGAACCGGCAGCTCGGCATCAGCCGGGAAGAACAGGACGAATGGTCGGCGGCGAGCCACGCACGCACGATCGCAGCCGCCGAGAACGGCGCTTTCGCGGACGAGATCGTCCCCATCTCGATCCGGCAACGCAAGGGTGACCCCGTGGTCTTCGACACCGACGAGGGTGTACGAGCCGGCACGACCGCCGAGTCGCTCGGTCGTCTGCGACCGGCCTTCATCGAAGAGGGAACCATCACAGCCGGGAACGCCTCTCAGATCTCCGACGGAGGCGCAGCGGTCGTTGCTGCCGACCGCAGGGCCGCGGAGGCCGCCGGCCTGCCGATCCTCGCGGAAGTGATCGCCTACGGACAGATAGGAGGACGGGACGCCACGCTGCACGAGCGACCGGCAGAAGCGCTGCAAGTGGCGCTCAAGAAGGCCGGAATGGAGGCGTCCGACCTCGATCTGGTCGAGATCAACGAAGCGTTCGCCGCCGTTTCGCTGTGGTCGGCCAGGATGCTCGACATCCCCCACGAGAAGGTGAACGTCAACGGCGGTGCAGTCGCGATGGGTCACCCGATCGGGGCAACCGGAGCCCGCCTGGTCGTCACGCTGATCAACGCCCTGCGCCGGCGCGGAGGCGGCATCGGCGCGGCGACCCTGTGCGGCGGCGGAGGTCAGGGCGACGCCTTGATCGTGAAGGTGGCATGA